A region from the Nymphalis io chromosome 9, ilAglIoxx1.1, whole genome shotgun sequence genome encodes:
- the LOC126770580 gene encoding polyglutamylase complex subunit TTLL1-like, which yields MDRGRVTYCTDLEKSVIISNFERRGWIQVGPEDEWNFYWSFTQNCRNIFSIENGYRMSDNQIINHFPNHYELSRKDLLVKNIKRYRKELEREGNPLAEKTEIMLPNGQTVTRYLHLDFIPVTYVLPADYNMFVEEYRKSPQSTWIMKPCGKSQGAGIFLINKLSKLKKWSREAKTPLHPQISSKESYVISRYIDNPLLIGGKKFDLRLYVLVTSFRPLKAYLFQHGFCRFCTVKYDTSVTELDNMYVHLTNVSVQKHGGDYNNLHGGKMSIQNFRLYLEGTRGRLVTEKLFADMHWLIVHSLKAVAPVMANDRHCFECYGYDIIIDKALKPWLVEVNASPSLQSTTHNDRILKYKLIDNIVSVVVPPDGIPDARWNKIPSNEALGDFDVLIDEELIEKDEAPLRGNKFNRYRS from the coding sequence ATGGATAGGGGCAGAGTAACTTATTGTACTGACCTTGAAAAATCTGTGATTATAAGCAATTTCGAACGGCGTGGCTGGATTCAAGTTGGACCTGAAGACGAATGGAATTTCTACTGGTCTTTCACCCAAAATTGTCGCAACATATTCAGCATAGAAAATGGTTACAGGATGAGTGACAaccaaataattaatcatttccCAAATCACTACGAACTATCGCGAAAGGATTTGTTAGTGAAGAACATTAAAAGATATCGCAAAGAATTGGAACGAGAAGGTAATCCCTTAGCAGAAAAAACTGAAATCATGTTACCTAATGGGCAAACTGTCACGCGTTATTTGCACTTGGATTTTATTCCTGTCACCTACGTTCTACCTGCTGATTATAATATGTTCGTAGAGGAATATCGGAAATCACCCCAAAGTACATGGATTATGAAACCCTGTGGGAAATCGCAGGGGGCAGgaatattcttaataaacaaACTTTCTAAACTGAAGAAGTGGTCTCGAGAAGCTAAAACTCCATTACATCCACAGATCAGCAGTAAGGAAAGTTATGTCATATCGCGTTATATTGACAATCCACTTTTGATTGGCGGCAAGAAATTCGATCTAAGGTTGTATGTTTTGGTAACTTCGTTCCGTCCCCTAAAGgcttatttatttcaacatgGCTTCTGTAGATTTTGTACAGTGAAATATGATACGAGTGTTACTGAGTTAGATAACATGTACGTTCATTTGACTAATGTGAGCGTACAAAAACATGGGGGAGACTATAACAATTTGCACGGTGGAAAAATGAGCATACAAAATTTCCGACTTTATTTAGAAGGTACTCGAGGACGTTTGGTCACAGAGAAACTATTCGCAGATATGCATTGGCTGATTGTCCACTCTCTGAAAGCTGTGGCCCCTGTAATGGCGAATGATCGTCATTGTTTTGAATGTTATGGATACGACATCATTATAGATAAAGCGCTGAAGCCCTGGTTGGTGGAAGTTAATGCGTCCCCATCTTTACAGTCGACTACACATAATGATAGAATATTAAAGTATAAGTTGATCGACAACATCGTCTCCGTCGTTGTCCCCCCAGACGGGATACCGGATGCGAGGTGGAATAAAATTCCGAGTAACGAAGCTTTAGGCGACTTCGATGTCTTGATCGATGAGGAATTAATTGAAAAGGATGAAGCACCTCTACGCGGTAACAAATTCAACCGTTATAGatcgtaa